One Nitrososphaerota archaeon DNA segment encodes these proteins:
- a CDS encoding ASKHA domain-containing protein, which produces MKIVLEPIGKIVDARKYEDLLKVCHRAGINILSECGGIGVCGKCRIIIKNQEFVSKHTEAEKHHFSKEEINEGYRLACQTKVLSIDGILKIIIPKESISKKRRIQSIGFERKIQIDPLIRKIHLILDKPSLYDLRSDSQRIIDSIIEKYKIHNLGIDFDILGNIPNLLRECDWDVTAVLWNNKIIGIEKGDTSKSMYGLAIDIGTSKIVCQLIDLINGETIDIAFDENPQIPYGEDIMSRITYIITNENGLKELSSLVKKSINKLIEKICLEKNIDHENIYEAVIVGNTAMHHIFLEIQPKYLALAPYVPAISESINISSKKIGLNINKNANIHILPVIGGFVGADAVADVLATGIHELDEICLLIDIGTNSEVFLGNKNGILAASCASGPAFEGMQIKYGMKAISGAIEEVLIKANGDVIYKTIDNLKPIGICGSGAIDIVAELFINGFIDNRGRFINIENPRIIKTEKGYAYIIAWKNETAINEDIFFSQEDINAIQLAKSAIHTACVLLMKKMNIKEEDIDKLFIAGAFGNYLNPISSINIGLIPDIPIERISFVGNTAISGAKMCLLSKKMREEVSLITKKIKFIELAIDPEFPKELANSMYIPYKDLSKYPSVKEKIKNKK; this is translated from the coding sequence ATGAAAATAGTATTAGAGCCCATTGGTAAAATTGTTGATGCTAGAAAATATGAAGATTTATTAAAAGTTTGTCATAGAGCTGGAATTAATATTTTATCTGAATGCGGTGGAATAGGTGTTTGTGGTAAATGCAGAATAATTATTAAAAATCAAGAATTTGTTTCTAAGCATACTGAAGCAGAGAAGCATCATTTTTCTAAAGAAGAAATTAATGAAGGTTATCGTCTTGCATGTCAAACAAAGGTTCTTTCTATTGATGGTATTTTAAAAATTATAATTCCAAAAGAAAGTATTTCTAAAAAAAGGAGAATACAAAGCATTGGTTTTGAAAGGAAAATTCAAATAGACCCTTTAATAAGAAAAATTCATTTAATTTTAGATAAACCTTCTCTTTATGATTTAAGATCCGATTCCCAAAGAATTATTGATTCTATAATTGAGAAATATAAAATACATAATTTAGGAATCGATTTTGATATTTTAGGGAATATTCCTAACTTATTAAGGGAGTGTGATTGGGATGTAACAGCTGTACTATGGAATAATAAAATAATAGGTATCGAGAAAGGTGATACATCTAAATCAATGTATGGTTTAGCTATAGATATAGGCACATCTAAAATTGTGTGTCAATTAATAGACTTAATTAATGGAGAAACTATAGATATTGCATTTGATGAAAACCCTCAAATTCCATATGGAGAAGATATTATGTCTAGAATTACGTATATAATTACTAATGAAAATGGTTTAAAAGAATTATCTTCTCTTGTTAAAAAATCTATTAATAAACTCATAGAAAAAATTTGTTTAGAAAAAAATATAGATCATGAGAATATATATGAAGCTGTTATTGTCGGAAATACTGCTATGCACCATATTTTCCTGGAAATACAACCTAAGTACTTAGCTTTAGCACCATATGTTCCAGCTATTTCTGAATCAATAAATATTTCATCAAAGAAAATTGGGTTGAATATAAATAAAAATGCTAATATTCATATTCTTCCAGTAATTGGAGGATTTGTTGGAGCAGATGCAGTAGCTGATGTTTTAGCTACTGGTATTCATGAATTAGATGAAATATGCTTATTAATAGATATTGGAACTAATAGTGAAGTTTTCCTTGGAAATAAGAATGGAATATTAGCTGCTTCATGCGCTTCTGGTCCTGCATTTGAAGGAATGCAAATAAAATATGGAATGAAAGCTATTTCAGGTGCAATAGAAGAAGTTTTAATAAAAGCTAATGGAGATGTTATTTATAAAACTATAGATAATTTAAAACCTATTGGAATATGTGGCTCAGGTGCTATTGATATAGTTGCTGAATTGTTCATAAATGGTTTTATAGATAATAGAGGTAGATTTATAAATATAGAAAATCCTAGAATTATAAAAACTGAAAAGGGTTATGCATATATTATAGCATGGAAAAATGAAACAGCTATAAATGAAGATATATTTTTTAGTCAAGAAGATATAAATGCTATTCAATTAGCAAAATCAGCTATTCATACAGCGTGTGTTTTATTAATGAAGAAAATGAATATAAAAGAAGAAGATATAGATAAATTATTTATTGCTGGGGCATTTGGGAATTATCTTAATCCAATAAGTTCAATAAATATTGGTTTAATACCTGATATTCCAATAGAACGTATTTCTTTTGTAGGAAATACTGCTATTTCAGGAGCAAAAATGTGTCTTTTATCTAAAAAAATGAGAGAAGAAGTATCTCTTATTACTAAGAAAATTAAATTTATTGAATTGGCTATAGATCCAGAATTTCCTAAAGAATTAGCTAATTCAATGTATATTCCATACAAAGATTTATCCAAGTATCCATCTGTCAAAGAAAAAATTAAAAATAAAAAATAA
- a CDS encoding LysE family transporter, with the protein MGLMDFLIEVEVISASGAFSPGPLTFAVINESFKKNWKVGLNAAFGHALIEFPIILLVSLGVLTVFENAFLKIFIGFCGGIVLIIFGIMQFFEAKKISKENIKKSEKSGLFIGLIMSGLNPYFIIWWLTVGAKLVYDALNLLSIYGIIIMYFSHVWMDFAWLIIVSYAAFKGKEFLSTKFYKFIFIILSILLIYFGILFLRDAIAPLI; encoded by the coding sequence ATGGGTTTAATGGATTTCTTAATTGAAGTTGAAGTAATTTCAGCATCTGGAGCTTTTTCTCCTGGACCTTTAACTTTTGCTGTAATAAATGAAAGTTTTAAGAAAAATTGGAAAGTAGGATTAAATGCTGCTTTCGGGCATGCTTTAATAGAATTTCCAATAATTTTATTAGTTTCATTAGGTGTATTAACAGTATTTGAAAATGCTTTTTTAAAAATATTTATTGGATTTTGTGGAGGAATTGTTTTAATAATTTTTGGTATTATGCAATTTTTTGAAGCAAAAAAAATTAGTAAAGAAAATATTAAGAAAAGTGAAAAAAGTGGGTTGTTTATTGGATTAATAATGTCTGGTTTAAATCCATACTTCATAATATGGTGGTTAACAGTAGGAGCTAAACTTGTATATGATGCATTAAATCTTTTATCAATTTATGGAATAATAATAATGTATTTTTCACATGTTTGGATGGATTTTGCATGGTTAATAATTGTTTCCTATGCTGCTTTTAAAGGAAAAGAATTTCTCTCAACAAAATTTTATAAATTCATATTTATAATTTTAAGCATTTTATTAATATATTTTGGCATATTATTTTTAAGAGATGCTATAGCTCCTCTAATCTAA
- a CDS encoding inositol monophosphatase family protein, whose translation MNDSFEDEILEVLEDALNNARKEVFKILGKEEAKRIISKHFEDVTTLIDDIAEKAIFHTIKEKMSNAILISEEAGLVKFGSNGKYIFIIDPLDGSTNAIRGYSCFSGSIAVSYDWNSSSIFAGMVMNYVTGDIFSAKKNEGAYLNNKKVYPSNIKKVEEAMIALDLNVRKKIPGYAKRISPIIENSKYIRFLGTDALEISFVSAGICDAFIDLRGFLRLTDFAAAAFIVKEAGGIVLNDKREPLNINISRDARSSIIAASTIDLYNDILNYIA comes from the coding sequence ATGAACGATTCATTTGAAGATGAGATACTTGAAGTTTTAGAAGATGCATTGAATAATGCTAGAAAAGAAGTATTTAAAATTCTTGGAAAAGAAGAAGCTAAAAGAATTATTAGTAAGCATTTTGAAGATGTAACAACTTTAATTGATGATATTGCTGAAAAAGCTATTTTTCATACTATTAAAGAGAAAATGTCTAATGCTATTTTAATAAGTGAAGAAGCTGGTTTAGTAAAATTTGGTAGTAATGGAAAATATATTTTTATTATAGATCCTCTTGATGGATCAACAAATGCTATAAGAGGATATAGTTGCTTTTCAGGTTCCATTGCTGTTTCATATGATTGGAATTCATCAAGTATTTTCGCAGGAATGGTAATGAATTATGTAACAGGAGATATTTTTTCAGCAAAGAAAAATGAGGGTGCTTATTTGAATAATAAAAAAGTTTATCCTTCTAATATTAAAAAAGTTGAAGAAGCAATGATCGCTCTAGATTTAAATGTAAGAAAGAAAATTCCTGGATATGCAAAAAGAATATCTCCTATAATTGAAAATTCCAAATATATTAGATTTCTTGGAACGGATGCATTAGAAATATCTTTTGTTTCAGCTGGAATATGTGATGCATTCATAGATTTAAGAGGTTTTTTAAGATTAACAGATTTTGCTGCTGCAGCATTTATTGTTAAAGAAGCTGGTGGAATAGTTTTAAATGATAAAAGAGAGCCTTTAAACATAAATATTAGTAGAGATGCTAGAAGTTCTATAATAGCTGCTTCTACTATTGATCTTTATAATGATATATTAAATTATATTGCTTAA
- the fdhD gene encoding formate dehydrogenase accessory sulfurtransferase FdhD, whose protein sequence is MSLNNSVYSSKRIIKFSLEHGPKEFYDIVVKEEPINIFINNEHYVTLLSTPCMIKELVVGHLLSEGIINSFKEINEINIIKNNVMVHIPKEKNIKLELSKKIKLIISACGDLENFYKLLDNLYIKPLSLDFKINFEKILLAFKKLNEETLIYRKTGGTHAAALFNELAELIYLAEDVGRHNAIDKVIGKAAINNLNFEKVFLATTGRQTIEMILKAIRVRVPIVASISAPTEKSIEIADKYGLTLICFVRGNRFNIYTHDERILF, encoded by the coding sequence ATGTCTCTTAATAACTCAGTATATTCTTCAAAAAGGATTATAAAATTTAGTTTAGAACATGGTCCTAAAGAATTTTATGATATTGTTGTTAAAGAAGAACCTATTAATATATTCATTAATAATGAACATTATGTAACTCTTCTTTCTACTCCATGCATGATTAAAGAACTTGTTGTGGGTCATCTTTTGTCTGAAGGAATTATAAATTCTTTTAAAGAAATAAATGAAATAAATATAATAAAAAATAATGTAATGGTTCATATTCCTAAAGAGAAAAATATTAAATTAGAATTATCTAAAAAAATAAAGTTAATAATAAGTGCATGTGGAGATTTAGAGAATTTTTATAAACTTCTTGATAATTTATACATAAAACCTTTATCTTTAGATTTTAAAATTAATTTTGAAAAAATATTATTAGCATTTAAAAAATTAAATGAAGAAACTTTAATATACAGAAAAACAGGTGGCACTCATGCTGCAGCATTGTTTAATGAATTAGCTGAGCTTATTTATTTAGCTGAAGATGTAGGAAGACATAATGCAATAGATAAAGTTATTGGAAAAGCAGCTATTAATAATTTAAATTTTGAGAAAGTTTTCCTTGCTACTACTGGAAGGCAAACAATTGAAATGATTTTAAAAGCAATTAGAGTAAGGGTACCAATAGTTGCATCAATTTCAGCTCCTACTGAAAAAAGTATAGAAATAGCTGATAAATATGGTTTAACACTTATATGTTTTGTGAGAGGTAATAGATTTAATATATATACACATGATGAAAGAATACTATTCTAA
- a CDS encoding triphosphoribosyl-dephospho-CoA synthase, with translation MKAKELLEHIRFSAELAATLEVSGWPKPGNVHRTRDYSDTRYEHFLAGSISLGSSIESAALKSFMVTKNRLDISKIGIGKLIKKAILNMKKSHKGGNTHLGICLLFIPLAAAAAKTYIEIKDLSLSILQNNVKKIIQSTTPKDAISVYEAISLVSSPHELGKVNSVGAPDIYDKKAYVKILKNNISLFDAMKESSSYDTIAKELVTGMKISFNIGYKKLIETFYHTKDINIATVHTFLEILSKVPDTFIARKIGLRKASNIKEAVKIGIEETMWVSETAEKILNLGGLTTEKGTKLLWDFDNKLQKLGEDYNPGTTADLTANSLFIALLHGLKF, from the coding sequence ATGAAGGCTAAGGAGTTATTGGAACATATAAGATTTTCTGCAGAACTTGCAGCAACTTTAGAAGTAAGCGGCTGGCCTAAACCTGGAAATGTTCATAGAACAAGAGATTATTCTGATACACGTTATGAACATTTTCTAGCAGGTTCAATAAGTTTAGGTTCTTCAATCGAATCTGCAGCTTTAAAAAGTTTCATGGTTACTAAAAATCGGTTAGATATTTCAAAAATTGGAATAGGTAAACTTATAAAAAAAGCTATTTTAAATATGAAAAAATCTCATAAAGGAGGCAATACTCATTTAGGTATTTGTCTTCTTTTTATTCCTTTAGCAGCAGCTGCAGCAAAAACTTATATTGAAATTAAGGATTTATCTTTAAGCATTTTACAAAATAATGTAAAGAAAATTATTCAATCAACTACACCAAAGGATGCTATTTCAGTTTATGAAGCAATATCACTTGTTAGCTCTCCTCATGAATTAGGAAAAGTTAATAGTGTGGGGGCTCCTGATATATATGATAAAAAAGCATATGTGAAAATTTTAAAAAATAATATTTCGCTTTTTGATGCTATGAAAGAATCCTCATCTTATGATACTATTGCAAAAGAATTAGTTACTGGAATGAAAATTTCTTTTAATATAGGATATAAAAAATTAATTGAAACTTTTTATCATACAAAAGATATAAACATAGCTACTGTTCATACATTTCTCGAAATATTATCAAAAGTGCCTGACACATTCATTGCTAGAAAGATTGGACTTAGAAAAGCGAGCAATATAAAAGAAGCAGTTAAAATAGGCATAGAAGAAACTATGTGGGTATCAGAAACAGCTGAGAAAATTTTAAATTTGGGTGGATTAACAACAGAAAAAGGCACAAAATTATTATGGGATTTTGATAATAAATTACAAAAACTTGGAGAGGATTATAATCCTGGAACTACTGCTGATTTAACTGCAAATTCATTATTTATTGCATTATTACATGGATTAAAATTTTAG